One Bradyrhizobium sp. CCGB12 genomic window carries:
- a CDS encoding flavin reductase family protein has translation MTDKDLYFYEPSKGHGLKHDPFNAIIAPRPIGWISSRDARGHVNLAPYSFFNAFCYVPPIIGFSSTNWKDTVENIQQTGEFVWNLATMDLAKHMNATAAHVAPEVDEFEVAGLTAAPGKLVNVPRVAESPVAFECKVSDIVRLKGADGKEADAWLTLGEVVAVHIDKAMIKDGVYQTAAARPIVRAGRRGDYFEIKPENMFEMVRPD, from the coding sequence GTGACCGACAAAGACCTGTATTTCTACGAGCCCTCCAAGGGCCACGGCCTCAAGCACGATCCCTTCAACGCCATCATCGCGCCGCGGCCGATCGGCTGGATCTCCTCGCGCGATGCGAGGGGCCACGTCAACCTCGCGCCCTACAGCTTCTTCAACGCGTTCTGTTACGTGCCGCCGATCATCGGCTTCTCCTCCACCAACTGGAAGGACACGGTCGAGAACATCCAGCAGACCGGCGAGTTCGTCTGGAATCTCGCCACGATGGATCTGGCAAAGCACATGAACGCAACCGCGGCGCATGTCGCCCCCGAGGTCGACGAGTTCGAGGTCGCGGGCCTCACCGCCGCGCCCGGCAAGCTCGTCAACGTGCCGCGCGTGGCTGAGAGCCCGGTCGCCTTCGAGTGCAAGGTGTCCGATATCGTCCGCCTCAAGGGCGCCGACGGCAAGGAGGCCGACGCCTGGCTGACGCTGGGCGAGGTGGTCGCCGTCCATATCGACAAGGCCATGATCAAGGACGGCGTCTATCAGACCGCCGCCGCCCGCCCCATCGTCCGCGCCGGCCGCCGCGGCGACTATTTCGAGATCAAGCCGGAAAACATGTTCGAGATGGTGCGGCCGGATTAG
- a CDS encoding TetR/AcrR family transcriptional regulator yields MALISEHIEVDTRDRILEVAERLFRVIGYQKTTVGDIAKELRMSPANVYRFFESKKAIHQAVARGLMGEVELEAQRIVARPGPVLPRFRELLTTIHRMNTERYVGDNKLHEMVAIAMEEDWDVCVAHMECIAGVIGQMIAQGVASGEFEAPDLQLASLCACTAMIRFFHPQMIAQCATKPGPTIDQMIDFVIAGLSPRH; encoded by the coding sequence ATGGCCCTTATTTCGGAACATATCGAAGTCGACACCCGGGATCGTATCCTCGAGGTGGCCGAGCGGCTGTTCCGCGTGATCGGCTACCAGAAGACCACGGTCGGGGACATCGCCAAGGAGCTCAGGATGAGCCCCGCCAACGTGTATCGCTTCTTCGAATCGAAGAAAGCGATCCATCAGGCGGTGGCGCGGGGCCTGATGGGCGAGGTGGAGCTCGAGGCGCAGCGGATCGTGGCCCGGCCCGGCCCGGTACTCCCACGCTTCCGCGAGCTCCTCACCACCATCCACCGCATGAATACCGAACGCTATGTCGGCGATAACAAGCTGCATGAGATGGTCGCGATCGCGATGGAGGAGGACTGGGACGTCTGCGTCGCCCATATGGAGTGCATTGCGGGCGTGATCGGCCAAATGATCGCGCAAGGGGTGGCCTCGGGCGAGTTCGAGGCGCCCGACCTGCAACTGGCCTCGCTGTGCGCCTGCACCGCGATGATACGCTTCTTCCATCCCCAGATGATCGCCCAGTGCGCCACCAAGCCGGGCCCGACCATCGACCAGATGATCGATTTCGTCATCGCGGGTCTGTCTCCGCGCCACTGA
- a CDS encoding efflux RND transporter permease subunit: MKRFNLSAWAVSHPTLVLFLMIILGVAGFFSYEKLGRAEDPFFTVKVVNVSVMWPGATAQEMQTQVADPIEKKIQELPYFEKVQTYSKPGFTALQVTFRDSTPPKDVPYLFYLLRKKLVDVQGQLPSGILGPVVNDEFSDVDSILYMMTGDGADYAQLKKVSEGFRQRLLKVSGVTKVDVYGNQDERIFVEFSHAKLATLGITPQALFDSLAKQNNVTPAGTVETSSQRVPLRVTGALDGAKAVAETPVESNGRVFRLGDIATVTHGYVDPPSFIVRQEGKPAIGIGVVTAKGANILDLGKEVEKATSEFMKAVPQGVDVKLIADQPKVVEHAVGEFVHSFMEALVIVLFVSFLALGWRTGIVVALSVPLVLGIVFVVMNMMSLDLHRITLGALIIALGLLVDDAIIAVEMMVVKMEQGWDRMRAASFAWESTAFPMLTGTLVTAAGFLPIGFANSAVGEYAGSIFWIVAIALVASWFVAVIFTPYIGVKLLPEMKAHHNHDPHAVYETRMYRGLRAIVQWCVNHRITVVVATVGVFVASIVGFGHVQQQFFPLSERPELFLQLRLPEGTAFNVTEKAVKKAETLLKDDKDIETYTSYVGQGSPRFWLGLNPQLPNEAFAEIVIVAKGVEARERVKAKIENAAAEGMLTEARVRVDRFNFGPPVGFPVQFRVIGPDANKVREIAYQVRDVMRQNKSVKDVQLDWNEQSPYLKLVVDQDRARAMGLTPQDVSQALAMLISGAQVTTVRDGIEKVGVVARAIPSERLDLGGVGDLTVTSRNGVAVPLQQIAKIEYAHEEPIMWRRNRDMAITVRSDVVDGVQAPDVTGQITPKLKAIKDNLEPAYRIEPGGAFEESAKGNASIFILFPVMVMVMLTLLMIQLQSFSRLILVFLTAPLGIVGASLGLNVANAPFGFVALLGLIALAGMIMRNTVILVDQIETDVSHGLTRREAIVEATVRRARPVVLTALAAILAMIPLSRSAFWGPMAITIMGGLFVATFLTLLYLPGLYALWFRKSLDEAGTPEQPAAPQHGSDDQHAIPLAEAAE; this comes from the coding sequence ATGAAGCGCTTCAACCTTTCGGCCTGGGCCGTCAGCCATCCGACGCTGGTTCTGTTCCTGATGATCATACTCGGTGTCGCCGGGTTCTTCTCCTATGAGAAGCTCGGCCGCGCCGAGGATCCGTTCTTCACGGTGAAGGTGGTCAACGTCTCCGTGATGTGGCCGGGCGCGACCGCGCAGGAAATGCAGACCCAGGTCGCCGATCCCATCGAGAAGAAGATCCAGGAGCTGCCCTATTTCGAGAAGGTGCAGACCTATTCGAAGCCTGGCTTCACCGCGCTTCAGGTCACCTTCCGCGACTCGACGCCGCCGAAGGACGTGCCCTATCTCTTCTACCTGCTGCGCAAGAAGCTGGTCGACGTGCAGGGCCAGCTGCCGTCCGGCATCCTCGGGCCCGTCGTCAACGACGAGTTCTCCGACGTAGACTCCATCCTCTACATGATGACCGGCGACGGCGCCGATTACGCCCAGCTCAAGAAGGTCTCCGAGGGCTTCCGCCAGCGCCTGCTGAAGGTGTCCGGCGTGACCAAGGTCGACGTCTACGGCAACCAGGATGAGCGCATCTTCGTCGAGTTCAGCCATGCCAAGCTCGCCACCCTCGGCATCACGCCGCAGGCGCTGTTCGATTCGCTCGCCAAGCAGAACAACGTGACGCCGGCCGGCACGGTCGAGACATCGTCGCAGCGCGTGCCGCTGCGCGTTACCGGCGCGCTCGACGGCGCCAAGGCCGTGGCCGAGACGCCGGTCGAGAGCAACGGACGCGTCTTCCGCCTCGGCGACATCGCCACCGTCACCCATGGCTATGTCGATCCGCCGAGCTTCATCGTTCGCCAGGAAGGCAAGCCCGCCATCGGCATCGGCGTCGTCACCGCCAAGGGCGCCAACATCCTCGATCTCGGCAAGGAGGTCGAGAAGGCGACGAGCGAATTCATGAAGGCGGTGCCGCAGGGCGTCGACGTCAAGCTCATCGCCGACCAACCCAAGGTGGTCGAGCACGCCGTGGGCGAGTTCGTGCATTCCTTCATGGAAGCGCTCGTCATCGTGCTGTTCGTCTCGTTCCTGGCGCTCGGCTGGCGCACCGGCATCGTGGTCGCGTTGTCGGTGCCGTTGGTGCTCGGCATCGTCTTCGTTGTCATGAACATGATGTCGCTCGACCTGCACCGCATCACGCTGGGGGCGCTGATCATCGCGCTCGGCCTGCTCGTCGACGATGCCATCATCGCGGTCGAGATGATGGTGGTGAAGATGGAGCAGGGCTGGGATCGCATGCGTGCGGCGTCCTTTGCCTGGGAATCAACTGCGTTTCCGATGCTCACGGGAACGCTGGTCACGGCCGCTGGCTTCCTCCCCATCGGCTTTGCCAATTCCGCGGTCGGCGAATATGCCGGCAGCATCTTCTGGATCGTGGCGATCGCGCTGGTCGCCTCCTGGTTCGTGGCGGTGATCTTCACGCCCTATATCGGCGTCAAGCTGCTGCCCGAGATGAAGGCGCACCACAACCACGATCCGCATGCAGTCTACGAGACCCGCATGTACCGGGGCCTGCGCGCCATCGTGCAGTGGTGCGTCAACCACCGCATCACGGTGGTGGTCGCGACCGTCGGCGTCTTCGTCGCCTCGATCGTCGGCTTCGGTCACGTCCAGCAGCAGTTCTTCCCGCTCTCGGAGCGGCCCGAGCTGTTCCTTCAGTTGCGCCTGCCCGAGGGGACCGCCTTCAACGTCACTGAAAAGGCGGTGAAGAAGGCCGAGACCCTGCTGAAGGACGACAAGGACATCGAGACCTATACGTCCTATGTCGGCCAGGGTTCGCCGCGCTTCTGGCTCGGCCTCAATCCGCAGCTTCCGAACGAGGCCTTTGCCGAAATCGTCATCGTCGCCAAGGGCGTTGAGGCGCGCGAGCGCGTCAAGGCCAAGATCGAGAACGCAGCCGCGGAAGGCATGCTGACCGAGGCCCGTGTGCGCGTCGACCGCTTCAATTTCGGCCCCCCCGTCGGCTTCCCCGTGCAGTTCCGCGTGATCGGCCCGGACGCCAACAAGGTGCGCGAGATCGCCTACCAGGTCCGCGACGTCATGCGGCAGAACAAGAGCGTCAAGGACGTCCAGCTCGACTGGAACGAGCAGTCGCCTTACCTCAAGCTGGTCGTCGACCAGGACCGTGCCCGCGCCATGGGTCTGACCCCGCAGGACGTCTCGCAGGCGCTGGCGATGCTGATCTCGGGCGCACAGGTCACGACCGTGCGCGACGGCATCGAGAAGGTCGGCGTGGTCGCCCGCGCGATCCCGTCCGAACGCCTCGACCTCGGCGGCGTCGGCGACCTCACCGTCACCTCGCGCAACGGCGTCGCCGTGCCGCTGCAGCAGATCGCCAAGATCGAATATGCCCATGAGGAGCCGATCATGTGGCGGCGCAACCGCGACATGGCGATCACCGTGCGCTCCGACGTCGTCGACGGCGTGCAGGCGCCTGACGTCACGGGCCAGATCACGCCGAAGCTGAAGGCGATCAAGGACAACCTCGAGCCGGCCTACCGGATCGAGCCGGGTGGCGCGTTCGAGGAATCCGCCAAGGGCAACGCCTCGATCTTCATCCTCTTCCCGGTGATGGTCATGGTGATGCTGACCCTGCTGATGATCCAGCTGCAGAGCTTCTCGCGCCTGATCCTGGTGTTCCTGACCGCGCCGCTCGGCATCGTCGGCGCCTCGCTCGGCCTCAACGTCGCCAACGCCCCGTTCGGTTTCGTGGCGCTGCTCGGCCTGATCGCGCTCGCCGGCATGATCATGCGCAACACCGTCATCCTGGTCGACCAGATCGAGACCGACGTCTCCCACGGACTGACCCGGCGCGAGGCGATCGTGGAGGCCACCGTCCGCCGCGCCCGTCCCGTGGTGCTGACGGCGCTGGCCGCCATCCTCGCCATGATCCCGCTATCGCGGTCGGCCTTCTGGGGCCCGATGGCGATCACCATCATGGGCGGCCTGTTTGTCGCGACCTTCCTGACGCTGCTGTACCTGCCGGGCCTCTATGCCCTCTGGTTCCGCAAGAGCCTGGATGAGGCGGGCACGCCCGAGCAGCCTGCCGCGCCGCAGCATGGGAGCGATGACCAGCACGCAATTCCGCTTGCCGAAGCGGCTGAATAG
- a CDS encoding efflux RND transporter periplasmic adaptor subunit, which yields MFVRSILSSYSRLLAGASLALMAVSLAGCNDTVAEKAEPPRPVLVATAHYDAETPERSFVGTVRPRIESDLGFRVAGKVAKRLVEVGQTVEIGQPLATLDEVDLKLQAEQAIAEQTAATGVLAQAAAAEQRAKDLKAKGWTTDAQMDSSRAAADEARARLDRAVRSVELTKNSLSYATLNADARGVVTATLIEPGQVVAAGQASIRVARFAEKEAVVAIPETLVGRAKSGAASVTLWSEPDKKYAAKLREIAPAADPATRTYLAKFSLPEADDKVALGMTATLTLSDAATERVARLPLSALFNEGGKPSFYVVDDNGAVTLKPVVVKSYESNDVVITSGVEEGAKIVALGVQKLDPGQRVRIVSSLSF from the coding sequence ATGTTCGTCAGGTCGATTTTATCGAGCTATTCCAGGCTCTTGGCAGGAGCGTCACTGGCTCTGATGGCGGTTTCGCTGGCCGGGTGCAATGACACCGTCGCTGAGAAGGCCGAGCCGCCGCGGCCGGTTCTGGTCGCAACCGCCCATTACGACGCCGAGACGCCCGAGCGCAGCTTCGTCGGCACCGTCAGGCCGCGGATCGAGAGTGACCTCGGCTTCCGCGTCGCAGGCAAGGTCGCAAAGCGTCTGGTTGAAGTCGGCCAGACCGTCGAAATCGGCCAGCCGCTGGCGACCCTTGATGAGGTCGACCTGAAGCTCCAGGCCGAGCAGGCCATCGCCGAGCAGACCGCCGCGACCGGCGTGCTGGCCCAGGCCGCCGCGGCCGAGCAGCGCGCCAAGGATCTGAAGGCCAAGGGCTGGACCACGGATGCGCAGATGGATTCGAGCCGCGCCGCCGCCGATGAGGCCCGCGCGCGTCTCGACCGCGCCGTCCGCTCGGTCGAGCTGACCAAGAATTCCCTTTCCTACGCGACGCTCAACGCCGACGCCCGTGGCGTCGTCACCGCAACGCTGATCGAGCCCGGCCAGGTGGTCGCCGCGGGCCAGGCTTCGATCCGCGTCGCCCGCTTTGCCGAAAAGGAAGCGGTCGTCGCGATCCCTGAGACGCTGGTCGGACGCGCCAAGTCGGGCGCCGCCAGCGTCACTCTTTGGTCGGAGCCGGACAAGAAGTACGCGGCGAAGCTCCGCGAGATCGCGCCGGCCGCCGATCCGGCCACGCGTACCTATCTTGCGAAGTTCTCGCTGCCCGAAGCCGACGACAAGGTTGCGCTCGGCATGACTGCGACGCTGACGCTGTCGGATGCCGCGACCGAGCGTGTGGCACGGCTGCCGTTGTCGGCGCTGTTCAACGAAGGCGGCAAGCCGTCCTTCTACGTCGTCGACGACAACGGTGCGGTCACGCTGAAGCCGGTCGTGGTGAAGTCCTACGAGAGCAACGACGTCGTCATCACCAGTGGTGTCGAAGAGGGCGCCAAGATCGTCGCCCTCGGCGTGCAGAAGCTCGATCCGGGCCAGAGGGTGCGGATCGTGTCGTCACTGTCCTTTTAA
- a CDS encoding MFS transporter: MSQTTTYAGAAGGANASKSEIETSTIRAISWRLIPFLVLAYFFSYLDRVNLGFAALTMNAELKFTPLIFSWGAGIFFIGYFIFEVPSNLALEKFGASRWIARIMVTWGIISALMALTSGVTSFYVLRFLLGVAEAGFFPGIILYLTYWYPAEYRARFLAAFAIAVPVSTVIGAPISGLLLGLDGIMGLKGWQWLFIIEGIPSVLLGIVTWFYLTDKPEKADWLSAEQKAWLKGKLDSEIAAKQAVKHLSLGEALSSPKVIALSLIYFGFVGALYGMQFWLPQIVKAFGLTNAQTGFVTAIPYLFGTIAMILWARHSDATRERVMHVGAPLLLTAVALAISSYLTDPTMTMVVLTVAAIGVFCCFGVFWTLPTAWLSGTAAAGAIALINSIGNLAGFGGPYLIGWVKEATGQTSTGLLVLAVLPLIAGILVFVGRHDSKHEFAEQGR; encoded by the coding sequence ATGAGCCAGACCACCACCTATGCCGGTGCCGCCGGCGGCGCCAACGCCAGCAAGAGCGAAATCGAGACCTCGACCATCCGCGCCATCTCCTGGCGCCTGATTCCGTTCCTGGTGCTGGCCTACTTCTTCTCCTATCTCGACCGCGTCAATCTCGGCTTCGCCGCGCTGACCATGAATGCCGAGCTGAAATTCACGCCGCTGATCTTCTCCTGGGGCGCCGGCATCTTCTTCATCGGCTACTTCATCTTCGAGGTGCCGAGCAACCTCGCGCTGGAAAAATTCGGCGCGAGCCGCTGGATCGCCCGCATCATGGTGACCTGGGGCATCATCTCGGCGCTGATGGCGCTCACGAGCGGCGTCACGAGCTTCTATGTGCTGCGGTTCCTGCTCGGCGTCGCCGAGGCCGGTTTCTTCCCCGGCATCATCCTCTATCTCACCTATTGGTATCCGGCCGAATATCGCGCCCGCTTCCTCGCGGCCTTCGCCATCGCCGTGCCGGTCTCGACCGTGATCGGCGCACCGATCTCAGGCCTGCTGCTCGGCCTCGATGGCATCATGGGGCTGAAGGGCTGGCAGTGGCTGTTCATCATCGAGGGCATTCCCTCCGTGCTGCTCGGCATCGTCACCTGGTTCTACCTCACCGACAAGCCGGAGAAGGCGGACTGGCTCTCGGCCGAGCAGAAGGCCTGGCTGAAGGGCAAGCTCGATTCCGAAATCGCGGCCAAGCAGGCGGTGAAGCATCTGTCGCTCGGCGAAGCGCTGTCCTCGCCGAAGGTGATCGCGCTCAGCCTGATCTATTTCGGTTTCGTCGGTGCGCTCTACGGCATGCAGTTCTGGCTGCCGCAGATCGTCAAGGCGTTCGGCCTCACCAACGCGCAGACCGGCTTCGTCACCGCGATCCCGTACCTGTTCGGCACCATCGCGATGATCCTGTGGGCGCGGCATTCGGATGCGACGCGCGAGCGCGTCATGCATGTCGGTGCGCCGCTGCTGCTCACCGCCGTCGCGCTCGCCATCTCCTCCTATCTCACCGACCCCACCATGACGATGGTGGTGCTGACGGTGGCCGCGATCGGCGTGTTCTGCTGCTTCGGCGTGTTCTGGACCCTGCCGACCGCCTGGCTCTCCGGCACGGCGGCCGCCGGCGCCATCGCCCTGATCAACTCGATCGGCAATCTCGCAGGCTTTGGCGGGCCTTACCTGATCGGCTGGGTCAAGGAAGCGACCGGCCAGACCTCGACCGGCCTGCTCGTGCTCGCCGTGCTGCCGCTGATCGCCGGCATTCTGGTCTTCGTCGGCCGCCACGACAGCAAGCACGAGTTCGCGGAGCAGGGGCGGTAG
- a CDS encoding DUF2809 domain-containing protein, giving the protein MHGTQPDKPIARPRTSLIRAAVAFAVIICGLSLRWYGFPLGLPAFVVKYGGSLLWATMVFLLVGVLLPRLTRSQLAAIALTIALAVEFSRLVHTPWLDAFRLTTAGALLLGRIFSLWNLVAYAVGIAFGLWIDRLAEKRGLVGWAKAP; this is encoded by the coding sequence ATGCATGGGACGCAGCCGGATAAACCCATTGCGCGGCCACGGACATCGCTGATCCGCGCCGCCGTCGCGTTTGCGGTGATCATCTGCGGGCTCTCCCTGCGCTGGTACGGCTTTCCACTCGGCCTGCCCGCCTTCGTTGTGAAGTACGGCGGCTCGCTGCTGTGGGCGACCATGGTGTTTCTGCTGGTCGGGGTGTTGCTGCCGCGGCTGACCCGAAGCCAACTCGCGGCGATCGCGCTGACGATCGCGCTCGCCGTAGAGTTCTCCCGGCTGGTGCATACGCCATGGCTCGATGCATTCCGGCTGACGACGGCCGGCGCACTGCTGCTGGGGCGGATTTTTTCGCTGTGGAATCTAGTGGCTTATGCGGTGGGGATTGCGTTTGGCCTTTGGATCGATCGGCTCGCCGAGAAGCGTGGTCTCGTAGGGTGGGCAAAGGCGCCCTAG
- a CDS encoding winged helix-turn-helix domain-containing protein, with translation MSGAPKPLPLSTTQARQIWLRAQRLHERAPFGDGAQAVADAVAHLGYVQIDTINVIERCHHHILFSRIPSYRRADLRHAQSVDRSVFEYWTHALSYVPANDFRFFLPAMREHRREGHKWFASVKSADTRKVMRLVRAGPLTIRDIEDDVLTEKEHLWQSRKPSKRALQLAFYTGAVTISARQGMLKTYELMTRHFGWDTLPKPATAKEITAYLLDRALRSQGVVSLDSICHLDAPRKKAVTGLIASRVRRGELVPIALERAGKQEHWASPALLEANGEVPPDLVHILSPFDPLIIQRKRTNLIFGYNHLFEAYVPKAKRKLGYFALPVLVGDEIVAALDLKTDRQTKKLLMQKWTWVGQGKKTAGRKELKRVIEDELDRFERFQLAE, from the coding sequence ATGTCCGGCGCCCCGAAACCTCTCCCCCTCTCGACGACACAGGCACGGCAGATCTGGCTGCGCGCCCAGCGGCTGCACGAGCGCGCGCCGTTCGGCGATGGCGCGCAGGCCGTCGCGGACGCGGTCGCTCATCTCGGCTATGTGCAGATCGACACCATCAATGTGATCGAGCGCTGCCACCACCACATCCTGTTCAGCCGTATCCCGTCCTACCGGCGCGCCGACCTGCGCCATGCCCAGAGCGTCGACCGAAGCGTGTTCGAATACTGGACGCATGCACTTTCTTACGTGCCGGCGAACGACTTCCGCTTCTTCCTGCCGGCGATGCGCGAGCACCGGCGCGAAGGGCACAAATGGTTCGCCTCGGTGAAGTCGGCCGACACGCGTAAGGTCATGCGCCTGGTGCGCGCCGGGCCGCTGACGATCCGCGACATCGAGGACGACGTGCTCACGGAGAAGGAGCATCTGTGGCAGAGCCGAAAACCCTCGAAGCGGGCCCTGCAGCTCGCCTTCTATACCGGCGCCGTGACCATCAGCGCACGCCAGGGCATGCTCAAGACCTATGAGTTGATGACGCGCCATTTCGGCTGGGACACACTGCCGAAGCCCGCGACGGCGAAGGAGATCACGGCCTATCTGCTCGACCGCGCGCTGCGCTCGCAAGGTGTGGTGAGCCTGGATTCGATCTGCCATCTCGATGCGCCGCGCAAGAAGGCGGTCACCGGCCTGATCGCCTCGCGCGTCCGCCGCGGCGAGCTCGTGCCGATCGCGCTCGAGCGCGCCGGCAAGCAGGAGCATTGGGCATCGCCCGCGTTGCTGGAGGCGAACGGCGAGGTGCCGCCCGATCTCGTCCACATCCTCTCGCCGTTCGATCCCCTGATCATCCAGCGCAAGCGCACCAATCTCATCTTCGGCTACAACCATCTGTTCGAGGCCTATGTGCCGAAGGCCAAGCGCAAGCTCGGCTATTTCGCGCTGCCGGTCCTGGTCGGCGACGAGATCGTCGCCGCGCTCGACCTGAAGACGGATCGGCAGACGAAGAAGCTGTTGATGCAGAAATGGACCTGGGTCGGGCAGGGAAAGAAGACGGCAGGGCGCAAGGAGCTCAAGCGCGTGATCGAGGATGAGCTCGATCGCTTCGAGCGGTTTCAACTGGCGGAGTGA
- a CDS encoding caspase family protein — MRFLIAAISIAAFIVSGNAAFADKRVAFVVGNAAYKNVPQLPNPAIDSKAMARVLRNVGFDVVEGANLTRDAMTAKLLEFGKKSEGADVAVFFYAGHGIAVNGVNYLLPVDADLKSEMDVKLGAAINVDLTLDQTMSDAKVKLVFLDACRDNPFAAKIRSAKATRSVNVQTGLAEMKSGEGTLIAFATGPGQTALDGEAGTNSPFTRALVANIAQPGIEIQQAMTKVRAQVSDETSKGQLPWGHTNLTGNVYLNPVGVPAVATTDTAPVLAAGKQGSDVELEFWRSIKDSNKIEELNAYLTSYPNGTFKSIALARIAALQDGPSNTTRNLSAGIDPATFTEEASQVSEDQIGLDKGQRRDVQRRLTGLGFDVKATGKFDEETRSVMRRWQAARGYPATGYLNKLQHKALLSEIVSTSAASSEQADDGPARRRSQGGSGRRHYSGGGGGGPMGGPGGLLGGMMGGLFGRR; from the coding sequence ATGCGCTTCTTGATCGCAGCAATTTCAATCGCAGCATTCATTGTCAGCGGCAACGCGGCCTTCGCGGACAAGCGCGTCGCCTTCGTGGTCGGCAATGCCGCCTACAAGAACGTCCCGCAGCTTCCCAACCCCGCGATCGATTCCAAGGCGATGGCCAGGGTGCTGCGCAATGTCGGCTTCGATGTCGTCGAGGGAGCCAACCTCACCCGCGACGCGATGACTGCAAAGCTTCTGGAGTTCGGCAAGAAGAGCGAGGGCGCCGATGTCGCGGTGTTCTTCTATGCCGGCCACGGGATTGCCGTGAACGGCGTCAACTATTTGTTGCCGGTCGATGCTGACCTGAAATCCGAGATGGACGTCAAGCTGGGCGCGGCGATCAATGTCGACCTCACGCTCGATCAGACCATGTCGGACGCGAAGGTGAAGCTCGTGTTCCTGGACGCCTGCCGTGACAATCCGTTCGCGGCAAAGATCCGCTCGGCCAAGGCCACCCGCTCGGTCAACGTCCAGACCGGTCTTGCCGAGATGAAGTCGGGGGAGGGCACGCTGATTGCCTTTGCCACGGGCCCCGGTCAGACCGCGCTCGATGGCGAGGCGGGCACCAACAGCCCGTTCACCCGTGCGCTCGTCGCCAACATTGCCCAGCCCGGGATCGAGATCCAGCAGGCGATGACCAAGGTCCGCGCCCAGGTCAGTGACGAGACCAGCAAGGGCCAATTGCCCTGGGGTCACACCAACCTTACGGGCAACGTCTATCTCAATCCGGTTGGCGTGCCGGCTGTGGCCACGACCGATACGGCACCGGTGTTGGCCGCGGGCAAGCAGGGCTCCGACGTCGAGCTCGAGTTCTGGCGTTCGATCAAGGACTCCAACAAGATCGAGGAGCTCAACGCCTATCTCACCAGCTATCCCAACGGCACGTTCAAATCGATCGCGCTCGCCCGCATCGCGGCGTTGCAGGATGGTCCATCCAACACCACCCGCAACCTGTCGGCCGGGATCGATCCCGCGACCTTTACGGAAGAAGCCAGCCAGGTGTCTGAAGACCAGATCGGCCTGGACAAGGGCCAGCGCCGCGACGTGCAGCGCCGCCTCACCGGGCTCGGCTTCGACGTCAAGGCAACGGGCAAGTTCGACGAGGAGACCCGTTCCGTGATGAGGCGGTGGCAGGCTGCGCGCGGCTATCCCGCTACCGGTTATCTCAACAAGCTCCAGCACAAGGCTCTGCTGTCGGAGATTGTCTCGACCAGCGCGGCCTCCTCCGAACAGGCAGACGACGGGCCGGCGCGTCGCCGTTCCCAAGGCGGCAGCGGCCGGCGCCATTATAGCGGTGGCGGTGGTGGTGGTCCGATGGGCGGCCCCGGTGGTTTGCTCGGCGGTATGATGGGCGGGTTGTTCGGCCGTCGCTGA
- a CDS encoding OmpA family protein: MTHFNKYFGLKAITLSAALSMTAGLALAGDGNVSAGQILDALKPKPVTRGLSVGPQADTAAQAKESTFLNTVRNRSTRSLSIGEREQIAELAATKPKIDLEIQFDYNSADIAKTSVASVQALGKALSDPALKGSTFVVAGHTDATGGEEYNQGLSERRADTIKKYLVQNYGLNGTDLVTVGYGETKLKDTANGADPINRRVQVVNMDTKTASK; the protein is encoded by the coding sequence ATGACCCATTTCAATAAGTACTTTGGACTGAAGGCGATCACTCTCTCCGCCGCGCTATCGATGACGGCAGGCCTGGCCCTGGCCGGCGACGGCAACGTCTCCGCGGGCCAGATCCTGGATGCACTGAAGCCGAAGCCAGTGACCCGCGGCTTGTCCGTCGGGCCGCAGGCCGATACCGCCGCGCAGGCCAAGGAATCGACCTTCCTGAACACCGTGCGCAACCGCTCGACCCGGTCGCTCTCGATCGGCGAGCGCGAGCAGATCGCCGAGCTTGCGGCGACCAAGCCGAAGATCGATCTGGAGATCCAGTTCGACTACAACTCGGCCGACATCGCCAAGACGTCGGTGGCATCGGTGCAGGCCCTCGGCAAGGCCCTGTCCGATCCGGCGCTGAAGGGCTCGACCTTCGTGGTCGCCGGCCACACCGACGCCACAGGCGGCGAAGAGTACAATCAAGGGCTCTCCGAGCGGCGCGCCGACACCATCAAGAAGTACCTGGTGCAGAACTACGGTCTCAACGGCACCGATCTCGTCACCGTCGGCTACGGCGAGACCAAGCTGAAGGATACTGCCAACGGCGCCGACCCGATCAACCGCCGCGTCCAGGTCGTGAACATGGACACCAAGACCGCGTCGAAGTGA